A genomic region of Ochotona princeps isolate mOchPri1 chromosome 17, mOchPri1.hap1, whole genome shotgun sequence contains the following coding sequences:
- the HSD17B1 gene encoding 17-beta-hydroxysteroid dehydrogenase type 1 translates to MDHTVVLITGCSSGIGLHLAVRLAADPSQRFKVYATLRDLAAQGPLLEAARARGCPPGSLETLQLDVRDSDSVAAARAHVTEGRVDVLVCNAGRGVLGPLEAHSVDTVASVLDVNVVGMVRTLQAFLPDMKRRGSGRVLVTGSMGGLMGLPFNDVYCASKFAIEGLCESLAVLLPHFGVHLSLVECGPVHTAFLEKLEGGPGGSLERADAQTRQLYSLYERHSQEVFREMGQDPEEVTEVFLTALSAPKPALRYFSTNRFLPLTRLRLDDPSGDNYIAAMHRVVFADQCAWPMAQGPGGPEPGAAAAIPQ, encoded by the exons ATGGACCACACAGTGGTGCTCATTACCGGCTGCTCCTCTGGCATCGGCCTGCACCTGGCGGTGCGCCTGGCCGCCGACCCATCCCAGAGATTCAAAG TGTACGCCACGCTGAGAGATCTGGCAGCGCAGGGCCCGCTACTGGAGGCAGCCCGGGCCCGCGGATGTCCGCCAGGCTCCCTGGAGACTTTGCAACTGGATGTAAGGGATTCAGACTCTGTAGCTGCAGCCCGGGCACACGTGACCGAAGGCCGCGTGGATGTGTTGG TGTGTAACGCCGGCCGGGGAGTGCTCGGGCCGCTGGAGGCGCACTCGGTGGACACAGTGGCCTCCGTACTGGACGTGAACGTGGTGGGGATGGTGCGGACACTGCAGGCCTTCCTGCCAGACATGAAGCGGCGCGGCTCGGGTCGCGTGTTGGTGACCGGCAGCATGGGGGGCTTGATGG GGCTGCCCTTCAATGACGTCTACTGCGCCAGCAAGTTCGCGATCGAAGGTTTATGCGAGAGTCTGGCGGTTCTGCTGCCACACTTTGGGGTCCA CTTGAGCCTCGTCGAGTGCGGCCCTGTGCACACCGCTTTCCTGGAGAAGCTGGAAGGCGGCCCCGGCGGCTCCCTGGAACGTGCGGACGCCCAGACTCGCCAGCTCTACTCTCTTTATGAGCGCCACAGCCAGGAGGTCTTCCGCGAGATGGGGCAGGACCCCGAGGAGGTGACGGAG GTCTTCCTCACCGCGCTGAGCGCCCCGAAGCCTGCCCTGCGCTACTTCAGCACCAACCGCTTCCTGCCCTTAACACGGCTGCGTCTGGACGATCCCAGCGGCGACAACTACATCGCCGCGATGCACCGTGTGGTGTTCGCGGATCAGTGCGCCTGGCCTATGGCCCAAGGACCCGGGGGACCTGAGCCCGGCGCCGCTGCTGCCATCCCACAATAA